Proteins found in one Podarcis muralis chromosome 5, rPodMur119.hap1.1, whole genome shotgun sequence genomic segment:
- the HPDL gene encoding 4-hydroxyphenylpyruvate dioxygenase-like protein: MPGLLNRMCHIGFHVPEGQQLASNLVRQFGFELFAARVAEWSRQLAFRRGDAVFLVNERLKPAKRDAPPVPSSGCRKDKGILYDVDLEYAVSTASNICFEAEDVPGISQSLQERGCQILIPPTAVGDENGHVTYSVVGSIIGNISHTLLDRSGYSGPFLPGFHMVEGAPKVQVGGQVTHFDHITYACPQGSSQAVLDWYKNCLGFQRFPIHQQDNGTDGYTIQGAGMGLRLTAMQSNGSDPTLLRNDCKIILAESLSEQKKNQVDTFLEQHGGSGIQHVALYTTGILGAAAAMARSGANFFKPPLSYYSEKRKVEEIRQAGQNLQLLKDHGILLDAGVGGSGGSGGLCEKQYLMQIFTKPLFTEDTFFLELIERCGATGFGEGNIRALWQSVQNYMDQQV; the protein is encoded by the coding sequence ATGCCTGGTCTTCTGAACCGGATGTGCCACATTGGGTTCCACGTCCCTGAGGGGCAACAGCTGGCCAGCAACTTGGTGCGCCAGTTTGGATTCGAGCTGTTTGCTGCACGGGTGGCAGAATGGAGCAGGCAGCTGGCCTTCCGGAGAGGGGATGCTGTTTTTCTCGTCAATGAAAGGCTGAAGCCTGCCAAGAGAGACGCTCCACCTGTGCCATCTTCAGGCTGCCGCAAGGATAAAGGAATCCTGTATGACGTGGACCTAGAGTATGCCGTCAGTACAGCCTCCAACATTTGCTTTGAGGCAGAAGATGTACCTGGCATCTCCCAAAGCCTACAGGAACGAGGATGCCAGATCCTCATCCCTCCCACAGCTGTGGGAGATGAAAATGGCCACGTCACTTATTCAGTAGTGGGATCCATCATAGGCAACATCAGCCACACACTGCTTGACAGATCTGGGTACAGCGGACCGTTCCTGCCTGGTTTCCACATGGTGGAGGGTGCTCCCAAGGTCCAGGTGGGTGGCCAGGTGACACATTTTGATCATATCACCTATGCTTGTCCCCAAGGTAGCTCACAAGCTGTGTTGGACTGGTACAAGAACTGTTTGGGATTCCAGCGCTTCCCCATCCACCAGCAAGACAATGGTACTGATGGCTATACAATCCAGGGTGCTGGTATGGGTCTTCGTCTTACTGCCATGCAGTCCAATGGGAGCGATCCGACTCTGCTTCgcaatgactgtaaaattattctAGCTGAGTCCCTGTCAGAGCAAAAGAAGAACCAGGTGGATACTTTCTTAGAGCAGCACGGTGGATCAGGCATCCAACACGTGGCACTCTACACCACAGGTATTTTAGGGGCCGCTGCGGCCATGGCCAGATCTGGCGCAAACTTTTTCAAGCCCCCCTTATCATACTACAGTGAGAAAAGGAAGGTGGAGGAGATAAGGCAAGCTGGGCAAAATCTTCAGCTCCTGAAGGACCACGGCATCCTTCTGGACGCTGGCGTAGGAGGCAGCGGTGGCTCTGGAGGCCTTTGTGAGAAGCAATACCTCATGCAGATCTTCACAAAGCCTCTCTTTACAGAGGATACTTTCTTCCTGGAGCTTATAGAGCGATGTGGGGCCACAGGTTTTGGCGAGGGAAACATTCGTGCTCTCTGGCAGTCTGTACAAAACTATATGGACCAGCAAGTTTGA
- the LOC114599096 gene encoding selenoprotein Pb-like gives MGYSALATTTLLLLLAIAATLADVAENRTRICQPAPLWKINGVAPMAGMEGQVTVVALLKASUQFCLKQAASLGSLQRKLSLEGVTNVSFMIVNEKTPFSRAMYWELKRHAPEGVPVYQQQILEPDVWQILDGDKDDFLIYDRCSRLAFHIQLPYSFLHLPYVEAAVRYTHSKDYCGNCSWYPSNSSQEVNKTASTNVTTTEASGHKEKHLEEPRYHHDEPSQEAPNTKHIAHHYSHHGGVGNHKALGLSSTHQPVLHSQNRSQKHQTRESP, from the exons ATGGGCTATTCAGCCCTAGCCACAACAaccttgctgctgctcctggcaaTTGCTGCTACGCTGGCAGACGTGGCTGAGAACAGGACCCGAATATGCCAGCCTGCACCACTCTGGAAGATCAATGGGGTGGCCCCCATGGCTGGGATGGAGGGCCAAGTGACAGTGGTGGCACTGTTGAAAGCCAGCTGACAGTTCTGCCTCAAGCAGGCCGCCAG CCTTGGCAGCTTGCAGAGGAAGCTGTCACTTGAAGGAGTGACCAATGTCAGCTTCATGATTGTGAATGAGAAGACTCCTTTCTCCAGGGCCATGTACTGGGAGCTCAAACGGCATGCCCCAGAGGGAGTTCCTGTTTACCAGCAGCAGATTCTGGAGCCTGACGTCTGGCAAATTCTAGATGGGGACAAGGATGACTTCCTGATCTATGACAG GTGCAGCAGGCTGGCTTTCCACATCCAGCTGCCATACAGTTTTCTGCACTTGCCCTATGTTGAAGCAGCCGTGCGGTACACACACAGCAAAGACTACTGCGGCAATTGTTCCTGGTACCCCTCTAACAGCAGCCAGGAG GTGAATAAGACAGCAAGTACTAACGTGACGACAACTGAGGCATCTGGACACAAAGAGAAGCACCTGGAAGAACCCAGGTACCATCACGATGAGCCAAGCCAAGAAGCACCTAACACCAAGCACATAGCCCATCACTATTCACATCATGGAGGAGTCGGCAACCATAAAGCCTTGGGTTTGAGCAGTACACACCAGCCAGTTCTCCACTCTCAGAATCGCTCACAGAAGCATCAAACAAGGGAATCCCCATAA
- the PRDX1 gene encoding peroxiredoxin-1, translating to MSAGDAHIGKPAPDFLATAVMPDGQFKEISLSQYKGKYVVFFFYPLDFTFVCPTEIIAFSDRSEEFRKINCEVIGASVDSHFCHLAWINTPKKQGGLGCMRIPLVSDTNREISKKYGVLKEDEGISYRGLFIIDDKGILRQITINDLPVGRSVDETLRLVQAFQFTDKHGEVCPAGWHPGKDTIKPDVQKSREYFSKQN from the exons ATGTCAGCAGGAGATGCTCACATTGGGAAGCCAGCCCCAGACTTTCTGGCCACGGCTGTAATGCCAGATGGGCAATTCAAAGAAATCTCACTCTCTCAGTACAAAG GGAAATATGTTGTGTTCTTCTTCTATCCACTTGACTTTACCTTTGTCTGCCCAACTGAGATCATTGCATTCAGTGACAGATCTGAGGAGTTTAGAAAAATCAACTGTGAAGTGATTGGTGCTTCTGTCGACTCTCACTTTTGCCATCTTGCCTG GATCAACACACCCAAAAAACAGGGTGGACTAGGCTGCATGCGTATTCCCTTGGTGTCTGACACAAACCGTGAAATTTCTAAAAAGTATGGAGTATTAAAAGAAGATGAAGGCATTTCCTACAG GGGCCTCTTCATCATTGATGATAAGGGAATCTTACGCCAGATCACAATCAATGATCTCCCTGTTGGTCGCTCAGTTGATGAAACACTCCGGCTAGTTCAGGCTTTTCAGTTTACAGACAAACATGGAGAAG TGTGTCCTGCTGGCTGGCATCCTGGGAAAGACACTATCAAGCCTGATGTTCAGAAGAGTAGAGAGTACTTCTCCAAGCAGAACTAA